Proteins co-encoded in one Alphaproteobacteria bacterium genomic window:
- a CDS encoding DUF560 domain-containing protein has translation MRSNLLATLLATTAIAVVASSAEAAPLKFGNHTFGGKFAVTAGQNSNAAASPAKAGKSFDDDEDEDDDLAELLEDNELDPDDLDDDTVDEDEDEDDDLAAVGTPAQVYRDSRVQYSFGVNHAYKFSDTFSWKTAVLAGVNRQMDRHELNRINWAVNTGAEFKIKQWDLTLSPTITYAQLEKAHKDQSESTIPGIAAKWKATKDWDFSARINKEFRNNVVPRTTNTNVTGLKVGTAYKLTAKDKISFNYSPKEDRNENNLKSKDAWSADIGYARKLPWDLTLGLAYKYGESTFINGADPRRDDEQHDYGIGLNKQFDNGMFAAVGAGYKGKKSNIANKGNHDKSVFVQTGYKF, from the coding sequence ATGCGTTCAAATCTTTTGGCCACCCTACTCGCTACGACCGCTATTGCTGTCGTTGCCTCAAGCGCAGAGGCTGCGCCACTTAAGTTTGGCAACCACACGTTCGGCGGCAAGTTCGCTGTGACTGCTGGCCAGAACTCCAACGCGGCGGCATCTCCTGCGAAAGCCGGTAAGTCATTCGATGACGATGAAGATGAAGACGATGATCTCGCAGAACTCCTCGAGGACAATGAGCTGGATCCAGATGACCTCGATGACGACACCGTGGACGAGGATGAAGACGAAGATGATGATTTGGCTGCGGTGGGCACGCCTGCTCAGGTTTACCGCGATTCACGTGTTCAATACTCGTTCGGCGTAAACCACGCCTATAAATTCAGCGATACATTCTCATGGAAGACTGCCGTGCTGGCAGGCGTTAACCGCCAGATGGACCGCCATGAACTCAACCGCATTAACTGGGCGGTGAATACGGGTGCGGAATTCAAGATTAAGCAGTGGGATTTGACCCTCAGCCCAACCATTACCTACGCACAGCTTGAGAAGGCTCACAAAGATCAGAGCGAAAGCACCATTCCAGGCATTGCTGCAAAATGGAAAGCTACCAAGGATTGGGATTTCAGTGCACGCATCAACAAAGAATTCCGTAACAACGTGGTGCCACGCACGACCAACACTAATGTGACGGGCTTAAAAGTTGGAACGGCCTACAAGCTGACCGCAAAAGACAAGATTTCTTTCAACTACTCACCGAAAGAAGACCGCAACGAGAACAACCTCAAGAGCAAGGACGCATGGAGCGCGGATATCGGCTATGCGCGCAAGCTGCCTTGGGATTTGACCCTCGGTCTGGCCTATAAATATGGTGAGTCTACCTTCATCAACGGCGCTGATCCACGCCGTGACGACGAGCAGCATGATTACGGTATCGGCTTGAACAAGCAGTTCGATAACGGCATGTTTGCAGCAGTTGGCGCTGGCTATAAAGGCAAGAAGTCCAACATCGCTAACAAAGGTAACCATGATAAGAGCGTGTTTGTTCAGACGGGCTATAAGTTCTAG
- the tgt gene encoding tRNA guanosine(34) transglycosylase Tgt — protein MTFALNIHTTDGAARTGEITTAHGTIRTPAFMPVGTAATVKAMHPEDVKATGADIILGNTYHLMLRPTAERIARLGGLHQFMNWQGPILTDSGGFQVMSLAALRKMSEQGVTFQSHIDGSKWELTPERSIEIQHLLGSTITMVFDECTPFPATHEEAKRSMELSMRWAQRSKDAFKARDGYALFGIVQGSVYDDLREISSRALTGIGFDGYAIGGLAVGEGQAEMLRVLDFTMPHLPEHAPRYLMGVGKPDDIVEAVRRGVDMFDCVIPTRSARNARAYTSMGEINLRNARHADDPRPLDPTSSSPICRDYSRAYLHHLFKADEMLGPMLLTLHNLHYYQELMQGLRDAIAKGQFSSHCERLHHGWAKGDLPLHT, from the coding sequence ATGACATTTGCTCTAAACATACACACCACCGATGGCGCAGCGCGCACGGGTGAAATCACGACAGCACATGGCACGATACGTACGCCCGCCTTTATGCCCGTTGGCACGGCGGCCACGGTAAAAGCCATGCACCCCGAAGACGTGAAGGCAACGGGTGCAGATATCATTTTAGGCAATACCTACCACCTCATGTTGCGCCCCACGGCAGAGCGTATTGCGCGCTTGGGCGGACTGCATCAGTTCATGAACTGGCAGGGTCCGATCCTTACCGATTCAGGCGGATTTCAGGTTATGTCGCTTGCCGCACTTCGTAAAATGAGCGAGCAGGGCGTTACGTTTCAATCGCATATTGATGGCAGTAAATGGGAACTCACGCCCGAGCGTTCCATTGAAATTCAGCACCTGCTTGGCAGCACCATCACCATGGTATTTGACGAATGCACGCCATTTCCCGCAACACATGAAGAAGCCAAACGTTCGATGGAGCTATCGATGCGTTGGGCACAGCGTTCCAAAGATGCGTTCAAGGCGCGTGATGGCTATGCGCTATTCGGTATCGTGCAAGGTAGCGTCTATGATGATTTGCGCGAGATTTCCTCGCGTGCGCTCACAGGCATTGGATTTGATGGCTACGCCATTGGCGGTCTGGCGGTGGGTGAAGGGCAGGCTGAAATGCTTCGCGTGTTGGATTTCACGATGCCACATCTTCCAGAGCATGCACCGCGCTATCTGATGGGCGTTGGCAAGCCAGATGATATTGTCGAAGCGGTCCGTCGTGGCGTCGATATGTTTGATTGCGTCATCCCGACGCGCTCAGCACGTAATGCACGTGCCTATACGAGCATGGGTGAGATTAACCTCCGCAATGCCCGCCATGCGGATGATCCGCGCCCGCTTGACCCAACGTCTAGCTCACCTATTTGCCGTGATTATAGCCGCGCCTACCTGCACCATCTATTCAAGGCCGATGAAATGCTAGGACCAATGCTGCTGACCTTGCATAATCTGCACTACTATCAGGAATTGATGCAGGGGCTGCGCGATGCCATCGCAAAAGGGCAGTTTTCCTCGCACTGCGAGCGTTTGCATCACGGTTGGGCAAAGGGCGATTTGCCCCTACACACATAA